A single genomic interval of Bacillus smithii harbors:
- a CDS encoding accessory Sec system S-layer assembly protein, with protein sequence MFPLFRKKKKEDIQLEGLTNTIDSAELVDSPQQGDQDSEVKTELSIHPLWNVSKEQYYVFRFLNNELPTLKPNQLSLSSIQWEETPEGLSVTAFIRNSLKKPIQLEEVPLILLDENREVVAKHTFNLHDAGEIPAESSRPWTFVFPKESLLKDHLQKEGWTLAFDLSTKQHQLDLEPSWEQSLPDEEKKKLQQLVSQLEPPKKNELNFMGLEAKMLQSGDLAVTLLIRNGYEKAIQIQQLPLRIIDANDAIAAEGQFNIGQLEIKPNTTKPWTFIFPKNNIKKSAPDLSSWKAVVIQKQD encoded by the coding sequence ATGTTTCCATTATTTCGAAAAAAAAAGAAAGAAGATATCCAATTAGAAGGCTTGACTAATACCATCGACTCCGCTGAATTAGTCGACTCTCCACAACAAGGAGATCAAGATTCAGAAGTGAAAACCGAACTTTCCATCCACCCGTTGTGGAATGTTTCAAAAGAACAATACTATGTATTTCGTTTTTTAAATAATGAGCTGCCAACACTGAAGCCCAATCAGCTTTCTCTGTCCAGCATTCAATGGGAAGAAACACCCGAAGGGCTTTCGGTGACCGCCTTTATTCGTAATTCATTAAAAAAGCCGATCCAATTGGAAGAAGTTCCCCTTATTCTATTAGATGAAAATCGGGAAGTTGTGGCTAAACACACCTTTAACCTTCATGATGCAGGAGAAATCCCGGCCGAAAGCAGCCGACCGTGGACTTTTGTTTTCCCTAAAGAGTCCTTGTTGAAAGATCATCTGCAAAAAGAAGGCTGGACACTCGCCTTCGATTTAAGCACAAAACAACATCAACTCGATTTAGAACCTTCTTGGGAACAAAGTTTGCCTGACGAAGAAAAGAAAAAACTCCAACAGCTCGTTAGCCAATTGGAGCCTCCAAAGAAAAATGAACTCAATTTTATGGGATTAGAAGCCAAAATGCTGCAATCGGGAGATTTGGCCGTGACTCTCTTGATCCGAAACGGCTACGAAAAAGCGATTCAAATACAACAACTTCCGCTGAGAATTATCGATGCGAACGATGCCATTGCGGCTGAAGGGCAATTCAATATCGGTCAATTGGAAATCAAGCCAAATACAACAAAACCGTGGACCTTTATTTTTCCGAAAAACAATATAAAAAAATCTGCTCCTGACTTGTCTTCTTGGAAGGCTGTTGTAATCCAAAAACAGGACTAG
- the secA2 gene encoding accessory Sec system translocase SecA2 — MISLIKNMVDANERRLKKYYKLVEKINEIEPEFEKLSDQELQQKTIWFKQQLQNGKTIDDIKVEAFATVREAAKRILGMRHYDVQLIGGLVLTEGNIAEMATGEGKTLVASLPSYLRALEGKGVHVITVNEYLAKRDREIIGPIHEFLGLTVGLNLPLMEQSEKKQAYLADITYGVGTEFGFDYLRDNMATRAEDRVQRPYHFAIIDEVDSILIDEAKTPLIIAGKVRASSELHYIAAQLAKKFKNEEDYSFDMETKAVSLTDQGIEKVENAFGIDNLYDLEHQILYHYVIQAVRAHVMFKRDVDYIVKDGKIFLVDSFTGRIMEGRTLSDGLHQAIEAKEGLEITEENKTQASITIQNYFRMYPYLSGMTGTAKTEEQEFLRVYNMEVIQIPTNKPKQRIDLPDRIYKTIHDKYTAVAKEVKKRHEKGQPVLIGTTSILQSEKLAKYLDQEHLDYELLNAKSADQEAALIAKAGQRGQITIATNMAGRGTDIILEEGVAQLGGLHVIGTERHESRRIDNQLKGRAGRQGDPGSTQFFISLEDDMFQRFASKEMEKLSKKIKTDSTGLVLNKKMDEFVNKIQRIVEGSNFSVREYNLKLDDVINMQRNVIYGLRNKIIDESDLLKLYFEMIDSAVKEQIQRLCPETETPDNWRLNQLLSTIQSFIPGETVNLPEGLEDLKDVEEAVFPAVASYKKRIEQLNFAEWASYIKEIMLSVIDRHWIEHMESMTRLKEGIGLRSYQQEDPMRLYQKEGYEIFLETYHEIEKEISVRIAAFLKEMQTKE, encoded by the coding sequence ATGATCTCACTTATCAAAAATATGGTCGATGCGAACGAAAGAAGATTGAAAAAATATTATAAATTAGTTGAGAAAATCAATGAGATAGAACCAGAGTTTGAAAAACTTTCAGACCAAGAATTACAGCAAAAAACCATTTGGTTTAAACAACAGCTGCAAAACGGAAAAACGATTGATGATATTAAAGTCGAAGCCTTTGCGACAGTCAGAGAAGCAGCCAAAAGGATTCTTGGCATGCGCCATTACGATGTCCAGTTGATCGGCGGCCTTGTATTGACCGAAGGCAATATTGCTGAAATGGCTACCGGTGAAGGAAAAACATTGGTAGCCTCCCTTCCCAGCTATTTACGAGCTTTGGAAGGAAAAGGTGTCCATGTCATTACCGTCAATGAATATTTAGCAAAGCGCGATCGCGAAATCATTGGCCCTATCCATGAATTCCTTGGATTAACAGTGGGATTAAATTTACCGCTTATGGAGCAAAGCGAAAAAAAACAGGCCTATCTTGCCGATATCACTTACGGCGTCGGAACAGAATTTGGTTTTGACTATCTGCGTGACAATATGGCTACCCGGGCTGAAGATCGAGTCCAACGCCCTTATCATTTTGCCATTATCGACGAAGTGGACAGTATATTAATCGACGAAGCAAAAACACCGCTCATTATCGCGGGTAAAGTAAGGGCAAGTTCTGAATTGCATTATATTGCAGCTCAATTGGCAAAAAAATTCAAAAACGAAGAGGATTATTCCTTCGATATGGAAACAAAGGCGGTCAGCTTAACCGATCAAGGAATTGAGAAAGTGGAAAATGCCTTCGGTATCGATAATTTATACGACTTGGAACATCAAATACTGTACCATTATGTCATCCAAGCCGTACGTGCCCATGTCATGTTTAAACGCGACGTAGATTACATTGTGAAAGACGGCAAAATTTTTCTCGTGGATAGTTTTACAGGCCGCATCATGGAAGGAAGAACGCTGAGCGACGGACTTCATCAAGCTATCGAGGCTAAGGAAGGACTGGAAATTACAGAAGAAAACAAAACTCAAGCGTCCATTACCATCCAAAACTATTTTCGTATGTACCCGTATTTATCGGGGATGACCGGAACGGCAAAAACGGAAGAACAAGAATTCCTTCGAGTGTACAATATGGAAGTCATTCAAATTCCCACCAACAAACCAAAACAACGCATCGATTTGCCGGACCGGATTTATAAAACGATACACGATAAATACACCGCTGTAGCGAAAGAAGTAAAAAAGCGCCATGAAAAAGGGCAGCCGGTTTTAATCGGGACTACTTCCATTCTTCAGTCGGAAAAACTGGCGAAGTATTTAGACCAAGAGCATTTAGACTATGAACTGTTGAACGCTAAAAGCGCCGATCAAGAGGCAGCGCTGATTGCCAAAGCCGGACAACGAGGACAGATTACGATCGCCACCAATATGGCTGGACGCGGGACAGATATTATTTTGGAAGAGGGAGTCGCCCAGCTTGGGGGCCTTCATGTCATCGGAACAGAGCGGCATGAAAGCAGAAGAATTGATAATCAGCTAAAAGGGCGCGCCGGCCGCCAAGGTGATCCCGGTTCCACCCAGTTTTTTATTTCATTAGAAGATGACATGTTCCAGCGCTTCGCCTCCAAAGAAATGGAAAAATTATCTAAAAAAATCAAAACCGATTCTACCGGCTTAGTGCTAAATAAAAAAATGGACGAGTTTGTCAACAAAATTCAGCGAATAGTGGAAGGCTCAAACTTTTCTGTACGTGAATACAATTTAAAACTGGACGATGTCATTAACATGCAGCGAAATGTCATTTACGGACTAAGAAATAAAATTATTGATGAAAGCGATCTGTTGAAACTATATTTTGAAATGATTGATTCGGCTGTAAAAGAACAAATACAACGACTTTGTCCGGAGACAGAAACACCGGATAATTGGCGTCTGAATCAATTGCTTTCGACGATTCAATCGTTCATTCCCGGTGAGACTGTCAACTTGCCGGAAGGATTGGAAGATCTGAAGGATGTGGAAGAAGCCGTCTTCCCTGCCGTTGCTTCTTACAAAAAACGAATTGAACAATTAAATTTTGCAGAATGGGCCAGTTATATAAAAGAAATTATGCTTTCTGTCATTGACCGACATTGGATCGAACATATGGAAAGCATGACGCGTCTGAAAGAGGGAATCGGATTAAGATCGTATCAACAAGAAGATCCTATGAGGCTTTACCAAAAAGAAGGATATGAAATCTTTTTAGAAACGTACCATGAAATCGAAAAAGAGATCTCTGTCAGAATCGCCGCTTTTTTAAAAGAGATGCAAACAAAGGAGTAG
- a CDS encoding glycosyltransferase family 4 protein, with protein MVYLTFVLCFIASLLLTPLAKKLAIAIGAVDKPNYRKVHQKIMPRMGGLAIFLSFLIGLLVLRPQDPYNWPIIIGSFIIVLTGLLDDKFELSPKLKLAGQLLAAIVVVVIGGVHVEFINLPFGGQLEFGLLSVPLTILWIVGVTNAINLIDGLDGLAAGVSSIALITISFMAFLKGDAYVMSIALILLGSTLGFLIYNFHPAKIFMGDTGALFLGYMMSVVSLLGFKNVTVLSFVIPVIILGVPISDTFFAIIRRFIHKKPLSAPDKSHLHHCLLRMGYTHKQTVLIIYAISAMFGLAAIIFSMATIWGALLFGAILIIGIELFVESVGLVGSDYQPLLRLVMRKSR; from the coding sequence ATGGTTTACCTTACCTTTGTACTATGTTTTATCGCTTCGCTTCTGCTGACTCCTTTGGCGAAGAAGCTGGCGATCGCTATCGGAGCTGTTGACAAGCCTAATTACAGAAAAGTGCATCAGAAAATAATGCCCCGTATGGGTGGTTTGGCGATTTTTTTAAGTTTTCTTATTGGACTTTTGGTTTTACGTCCGCAAGATCCTTATAACTGGCCGATTATAATTGGCAGCTTTATTATTGTCCTTACAGGATTACTGGATGACAAGTTTGAGCTTTCGCCAAAACTTAAACTAGCTGGTCAGCTGCTGGCAGCCATTGTCGTGGTCGTGATCGGCGGGGTGCATGTGGAATTTATTAATTTGCCTTTCGGAGGCCAATTGGAATTTGGATTGTTAAGCGTTCCGCTAACCATTTTATGGATCGTCGGTGTGACCAATGCCATTAATTTAATCGACGGATTAGATGGACTGGCTGCCGGGGTTTCTTCGATCGCTTTAATTACCATTAGCTTTATGGCTTTTCTTAAAGGCGACGCATATGTCATGAGTATTGCACTCATTTTGCTTGGCAGTACATTAGGTTTTCTGATTTACAATTTTCATCCTGCCAAGATTTTTATGGGAGATACAGGAGCTCTCTTTTTAGGATATATGATGTCCGTTGTGTCGCTGCTTGGATTTAAGAATGTAACAGTTCTTTCATTTGTCATCCCTGTTATTATTCTCGGGGTGCCAATTTCCGATACGTTTTTTGCGATTATTCGCCGTTTTATCCATAAGAAGCCACTCTCAGCGCCTGATAAATCTCATTTGCATCATTGTTTGTTGCGAATGGGATACACCCACAAACAAACGGTGCTGATCATCTATGCCATTTCAGCCATGTTTGGACTGGCAGCCATTATTTTTTCAATGGCTACCATATGGGGGGCTCTTCTGTTTGGCGCTATTTTGATTATAGGAATTGAACTTTTCGTCGAAAGTGTTGGCTTAGTCGGATCCGATTACCAGCCGTTGTTGAGATTAGTCATGAGAAAAAGCAGATAA
- a CDS encoding LCP family protein gives MAEQRQQIRERRKRRKRRRRIMFFLLLPFILVASTAAGYGAYLYKKAETVFTDAYDPAVEKSDLRDKAVDPSKDNISILFIGVDDRSPDFKQKTRSDALILATLNRKNHSVKLLSIPRDSYVYIPIIGEKQKITHAHAYGGTQATIDTVEHLLDVPVDFYVKMNFKGFVDVVNALGGVKVKVPYEFTEKNSTDSEPVHLTPGVHNLSGEEALALARTRKHDNDIMRGERQQMILEAIVKKAKSVNAVTKYPDVIEAVGQNMKTNLSFSQMKSLVSFGTSGDLKIDHLTLKGTDGHDPNNGAYIYKLDDVELEVTKRILKRQLGIN, from the coding sequence ATGGCTGAACAGAGACAGCAGATCAGAGAACGGAGAAAACGGAGGAAACGACGAAGAAGAATCATGTTCTTTCTACTACTCCCCTTCATTCTAGTGGCATCTACAGCAGCAGGTTATGGAGCCTATTTATATAAAAAAGCAGAAACGGTTTTTACCGATGCTTATGACCCAGCTGTTGAAAAATCTGATTTGAGAGATAAAGCTGTGGATCCTAGCAAGGACAATATCAGCATTTTATTTATAGGAGTGGATGACAGAAGTCCCGATTTCAAACAAAAAACAAGATCAGATGCTCTGATTCTCGCAACACTAAATAGAAAGAATCATAGTGTAAAACTGTTAAGCATCCCTCGTGATTCTTATGTGTATATTCCCATTATTGGAGAAAAGCAAAAAATTACCCATGCTCATGCCTATGGAGGAACTCAGGCAACCATCGATACAGTAGAACACTTGCTTGATGTTCCGGTAGACTTTTATGTCAAAATGAATTTCAAAGGTTTTGTGGATGTGGTAAATGCTCTAGGCGGAGTGAAAGTAAAAGTACCGTATGAATTCACTGAAAAAAATTCAACCGACTCAGAACCCGTCCATTTAACGCCCGGAGTTCATAATCTCAGCGGAGAAGAAGCCTTGGCGTTGGCCCGAACAAGAAAACATGACAACGATATTATGCGCGGCGAACGTCAGCAGATGATTTTAGAGGCGATTGTCAAAAAAGCCAAATCCGTCAATGCAGTCACTAAGTATCCGGACGTAATTGAAGCAGTCGGACAAAATATGAAAACAAACCTTTCGTTCTCTCAGATGAAGTCGCTCGTTAGCTTCGGTACATCCGGCGACTTAAAAATAGACCATTTAACCTTAAAGGGAACGGACGGTCATGATCCGAATAACGGTGCTTATATTTATAAGCTAGATGATGTTGAACTGGAAGTGACAAAACGAATTTTAAAACGTCAATTAGGTATTAACTAA